In Metarhizium brunneum chromosome 3, complete sequence, a genomic segment contains:
- the SSB1 gene encoding Ribosome-associated molecular chaperone SSB1 has translation MGDEVYDGAIGIDLGTTYSCVATYEGTNVEIIANEQGSFTTPSFVSFTDKERLIGDAAKNNAAMNPQNTVFDAKRLIGRRFDDPTVKKDIESWPFTIIDDAGQPKIQVEYLGEKKEFSAQEISAMVLTKMKEIAETKLGKKVEKAVITVPAYFNDNQRQATKDAGAISGLNVLRIINEPTAAAIAYGLGSGKSEKERNVLIYDLGGGTFDVSLLNIQGGVFTVKATAGDTHLGGQDFDTNLLDHCRTAFTRKTKKDLGGDARALRRLRTACERAKRTLSSGAQATIEIDSLFDGEDFTMTITRARFEELNAKAFSGTLEPVAQVLKDAAIEKSAVDEIVLVGGSTRIPKIQKLLSEFFDGKKLEKSINPDEAVAYGAAVQAGILSGKATSAETSDLLLLDVVPLSLGVAMEGNIFAAVVQRGNTVPCLKKRTFTTVADNQQTVQFPVYQGERVNCEDNTSLGEFTLAPIPPMRAGEAVLECVFEVDVNGILKVTATEKTSGRSANITIANSVGKLSTGEIEKMISDAEAFKSNDEAFSKRFEAKQQLESYIGRVEEIVTDPTLSLKLKRGQKEKIEQTISEAMATLEITESSAEDLKKQELALKRLVTKAMSSR, from the exons ATGGGCGACGAAGTTTACGACGGTGCCATTGGTATCGATCTGG GTACCACCTACTCTTGCGTGGCCACCTACGAGGGTACCAATGTCGAAATCATTGCCAACGAGCAGGGTTCCTTCACCACTCCCTCATTCGTCTCCTTTACCGACAAGGAGCGTTTGATTGGTGATGCCGCCAAGAACAATGCCGCCATGAACCCACAGAACACCGTCTTCGATGCCAA GCGTCTGATCGGTCGCCGCTTCGATGACCCCACCGTCAAGAAGGATATTGAGTCCTGGCCTTTCACTAtcattgatgatgctggccaGCCCAAGATCCAGGTCGAGTACCtcggcgagaagaaggagtTCTCTGCCCAGGAGATCTCTGCCATGGTTCTCACCAAG ATGAAGGAGATTGCCGAGACCAAGCTCGGTAAGAAGGTCGAGAAGGCCGTCATCACTGTTCCTGCCTACTTCAACGACAATCAGCGTCAGGCTACCAAGGATGCCGGTGCTATTTCGGGCCTCAACGTCCTTCGTATCATTAACGAGCCTACTGCTGCCGCTATTGCCTACGGTCTGGGCTCTGGAAAGTCCGAGAAGGAGCGCAATGTCCTGATCTATGATTTGGGCGGTGGTACTTTCGATGTCTCTCTTCTTAACATCCAGGGCGGTGTTTTCACCGTCAAGGCTACCGCTGGTGACACCCATCTTGGTGGTCAAGACTTCGATACGAACCTATTAGATCATTGCCGCACAGCGTTCACgcgcaagaccaagaaggacCTTGGTGGCGATGCCCGTGCCCTGCGAAGACTCCGTACTGCTTGCGAGCGTGCCAAGCGTACCCTGTCCAGCGGTGCCCAGGCCACCATTGAGATTGATTCTCTCTTCGATGGCGAAGACTTCACCATGACTATCACCCGTGCCCGTTTCGAAGAACTCAATGCCAAGGCTTTCTCTGGCACTCTCGAACCCGTTGCTCAGGTCCTCAAGGATGCTGCCATCGAGAAGTCTGCCGTTGATGAGATCGTTCTGGTTGGTGGTTCTACTCGTATCCCCAAGATCCAGAAGCTCCTGTCTGAGTTCTTCGATGGTAAGAAGCTCGAGAAGAGTATCAACCCCGACGAGGCTGTTGCCTACGGTGCTGCCGTCCAGGCCGGTATCCTCTCTGGCAAGGCCACCTCCGCTGAGACCTCTGacctcctccttctcgatGTCGTTCCTCTGTCTCTTGGTGTCGCCATGGAGGGCAATATCTTCGCGGCGGTGGTCCAAAGAGGCAATACCGTGCCTTGCTTGAAGAAAAG AACCTTCACTACCGTTGCCGACAACCAGCAGACCGTTCAGTTCCCCGTCTACCAGGGTGAGCGCGTCAACTGTGAGGACAACACCTCTCTGGGAGAGTTCACTCTTGCTCCCATTCCTCCCATGCGTGCTGGCGAGGCCGTCCTCGAGTGTGTCTTCGAAGTGGATGTTAACGGTATCCTGAAGGTCACCGCCACTGAGAAGACCTCTGGCCGCAGCGCCAACATCACCATTGCCAACTCCGTCGGCAAGCTCTCCACTGGTGAGATCGAAAAGATGATCTCTGACGCCGAGGCTTTCAAGAGCAACGATGAGGCATTCAGCAAGCGATTCGAGgccaagcagcagctcgagtCCTACATTGGCCGTGTGGAGGAGATTGTTACCGACCCTACTCTGTCTCTCAAGCTCAAGCGTGGccagaaggagaagattgaGCAGACCATCTCCGAAGCCATGGCTACTCTTGAAATCACCGAAAGTTCTGCCGAGGACCTCAAGAAGCAGGAGCTTGCCCTTAAGCGACTTGTTACCAAGGCCATGTCTTCCCGATAA